TTTATAGCCATTTTAGCACTATTTTCATCATCAGTTATAATATTTTGCATATAAGCACCTAATGCAGATTCAATTGCTTTTTCGTATTCTCGACTTACACTTATAACTTGTCCTAAAGCACCATGTATTCCTCTTAATGATTTATTCTTTAAAACTTCTTTTACACCTTTATTGAATCCTTCATTATGATTTTCCATTTCAATATATACAGTAAGCTTAGAATTATAATTATTTAAGCTATACTTATTATCTTGAATATTTTTATCTAAATTTTCACTTAACTCATTGAACTCTTTAAGTTTTTCTATATTTTCTTCATATATATTTTTTATTTTTCTTAAATCTATATTTTTAGAATCAAAATTTTGGTTACATTCTTTTAAATGTTCACTCTTTTGGTTTAATTCTTTATTTATTTCATTTATATCTAAATCTATTGTTTCTGTTCTAGAATTTATATTATCCATATTAGCAGTTAAAGTTGATAACTTACTAGAAGCTTCTTGTTTTTTATTTAAAATATTTATAATGTCATCTTTTAAATTCTCAAGTTCAGTATTTATAGAGTCAATTTCTTCTTTTTTATTTAAATTAAGTTTATTTAATGATTCTATATCTTTGTTTAAAGAATTAATTTTATCTTCATTATTTATCTTGTTATCTTGTAATTCTTTTAAATTAACATCATTAAATTTAATCTTTTCTTTAATTTCTTCACATTCTTTAAAACATCTTTCAATTTCATGCTTATAATTTTTTATTCTCTCATTTATAATGTTTATTTGAGAATCTTTTTTAGATATAACTGAATTTATACTATTTATATAATCTTGAGCTTTGCTAATAGACTCATTTATATCTTCTATTTCTTTATTTGTATCATTAAATCCATTTTCAGCTAGTTCTTTTTGTTTTTCAGTTTCTATTAGTTGATTTTCTAATAACTGACTATGTTTATTTATCTCATTTAGCTCTCTTTCAAGCTCTTCTATTTCTCTTATGTAACTATTTACCTCTATTGTTTTTAATTTTTCACTTATCTCTAAGTATTTATTAGCCTTTTCTTGTTGTATAAAAAGAGGTTTTAATTGATTATCTATTTCTATATAAATATCATTTATTCTTTCTAAGTTCTCTTTAGTATTTCTTAAGTTTTTTTCAGCCTCTTGTTTTTTATATCTAAACTTAGATATACCACAAGCTTCATCAAATACTTTTCTTCTATTAGCTGGATTATTACTTAAAATTTCATCTACTTTACCCTGTTCAATTATAGAGTAACCATCTTTTCCAATTCCAGTATCTAAAAGTATCTCTTTTATATCTTTAAGCCTACAACTTTTATTATTTAAAAAAAACGAGCTATCTCCGTTTCTATATGCTCTTCTTTTTATTGTTATTTCATTAAAATCTAAATCTAATTTATTATCGCTATTATCTATAGTAAGAGCAACTTCACAATAATTCATTGCCTTTTTGCTATCTGTTCCTGCAAATATTACATCTTCTAATTTTTCGCCCCTAAGACTCTTAATACTTTGCTCTCCTAATACCCATCTAACAGCATCTGATATATTACTTTTTCCACTTCCATTAGGCCCTACTATTGCAGTAATACCTTCATTAAATAATATATCTGTTTTTGTTGGGAAGGATTTAAATCCTTTAAGTTCTAATCTTTTTAAGTACAATTTGTTCTTCTCCCTTCAATGCCAAAACTAAAGGTTGTAAATTTCATGTAAATTTATATAGATTTCTTTAAAATCAACATTAATGGCTTTTTGTCCATCTAATATAAATTCTAATTTATTTATATTCAAATCTGCTTCTTGTGTTTTTAAATCAATATTATAGCTATTTTTCATATAAATACTATTACATTTCTTATTTCCTATTATCTTTGATACATTTTTTTTATTTGTTTTTATAACTACGCTACTTGTAACTTTATTTTCTTTAACAATATAGTTTATATAATCTTTTATCATTTCACCTTCAACTAATTCTCTAAATGCTGGATGATACGGTCCATCTACTACAGCTTTTCCTAATTGAATATCATCAGTTGCTTGTAATCCAACTCTTATTACATTGATATTATTAACATAAAATAAAGCTAAAAGCTTCTTCACTATTTGTATACTTTCTTCTAAAGAAAATGGATTATATTTATTTCTACTTAATAAATCTTCTAATCCAGTTTCCTTAACTACTAATGTTGGATATATTCTCACACAATCAGGATTTAAATCTATAAATTTTTTAGCTGTGTTTATACATTTTTCTTCAGTATCTGATGGTAACCCTACCATCATTTGAAGTCCCAATTGTATATTATTTTCTTTTATTAATTTTGAACTATTAAATACCTCTTCGGTATGATGTCCTCTTATGCTATCTCTTAATACATCTTCATCTAAAGATTGTACTCCAAGTTCTATTATGCTTACTTTATATTCTTTTAACATTGAAAGTATGTTTTGATCTATGCAATCAGGTCTTGTTGACATTCTAATATCATGTACAAGTCCTTTATCAATATATTCTTTAGCTACAGAAAGTAAACTTCTTTGTATTTCTATGTCTATTGCTGTGAAACTTCCTCCAAAAAATGCAATTTCAACACTTGCATCACTATCTATAGTGGTAAGATATTCTTCTACAATATTTCTAACATCTTCACTTGTTATATCTGTACTTACACCCGTTATTTTCTTTTGATTACAAAAAATACAATCATGAGGGCAACCTCTATGTGGTACAAATATAGGAATTATTCTCTTTTTCATTTAGCATCATCCTTTTGATTTTTCCATTTTATATAAGCTCTTTTAACGCAACTCTTGCAGCTAATTGTTCTGCCTCTTTTTTACTTTTTCCTTCGCCTGTACCTAGAACTGTTTCATTTGTTCCAACTTCCATAACAAATCTCTTATTATGATCAGGACCTTTTTCCTCTACAAGTTTATACCATATATTATTTTCACCTTTGCCTTGTAAAATTTCTTGAAGGTGTGTTTTATAATCCCTAAATATTTTACCTTTTCTTGAATCAAGAATTATATTTTCCATATATTTAAGTACAAAGTTCCTAGCACTTTCCAATCCACCATCTAAATATATAGCTGCTATTACGGCTTCAAATGCATCTGCAAGTATTGATATTCTTTCTCTTCCTCCAGTAGCTTCTTCTCCCTTACCTAAAAGCATATGTTCTCCAAGTTTAATTTCATATGCTGCATCACTTAAAGATTCTTCACACACTATATTAGCTCTTAATTTAGTTAATTCTCCTTCTGGAAGACTTGTTTCTTCTTTAAATAAATATTCACTTACTATAATACTTAAGACCGAGTCACCTAAAAACTCTAATCTTTCATTAAATTCATAATCTTTATTTTCATTTGAATATGAACTATGAGTTAATGCTTCTAATATGTAATTTTTGTTATTAAATCTGTATTCTATTATATTTTCAAATTGTTCTATAGTATCCGATATTTTTTTGTTTATTTTCATTATACTACCTCCGAGTTTATTATCTCTAGATTATAGTGTACTATTTTTCTGTAAGTATTGCAAAATAAAATTCATATTGTATATTTTATGTAAAATTTATTGTATTTTGTATATTTAAATATATATTTTTGTTTTTAATATAATTATTATTTACCGAATTTTTAATTTTAAGTATATAGAAAAACCTATGAGAAATACTTCCCATAGGTGTCTATAATTCATTTAATTTTCATCATCTAGATCATCGCAACAATCTATGCACATACAATCATCGTCATCTGATGATAATATTATCGCTTGACAGTTAGGGCAAACTACATCTACTTCTTCATCATATAAAAGTTCTTCATCTACTTCTACGAAATCTCCACAATTTGGGCATTCCATTTCTATAAAACTAAGCTCGTCATCTTCATCTTCTTCGCCGTCTTCGTATATGTCATCTTCTACATCTGATAAATCTTCATCTATAGATTCCACATATTCTGCTAAATCAGCTTGTTCTTCATCTAGCTCTACTATTGCATCTGCAAAACTTTCTAATACGTCTATTATTTTATGTATTATTTTTCCTTCTTTGCTTTGCTGTTCTATTTCTAGTCCTTCAGCTAATCCTTTTAGGTATGCAACTTCTTCATATAAGTATTTCATAGATACCCCTCTCTTTCATTATATATATAAATTAAAAGCCCGTACATCTTTATTATTAAGATATACAAGCTTTTTATACATAATTTATTAAACTCTTGATAAATAGTCACCAGTTCTAGTGTCTATTTTTATCTTATCTCCTTGATTTATAAATAAAGGAACTTGAACAACTGCACCAGTTTCTACTGTAGCTGCTTTAGTTACATTACTTGCAGTATCTCCTTTTATTCCTGGCTCAGTTTCTACAACTTCTAATTCTGCAAAGTTTGGAGCTTCAACTTGGAATGCTTGTCCTTGGTAGAATCTTATTGTAGCAACTTCATTTTCTTTTAAGAACTTTATAGCGTCTTCAACTTGTTCATAGTTTAAAGGCACTTGATCAAATGTTTCCTCATCCATGAAGTAGTATAACTCTCCATCATTGTATAAGTATTGCATTTGTCTTGTATCTATATGAGCTTTTGGGAATTTATCACTTGGGTTGAAAGCTTCTTCTCTTATTGCTCCAGATCTTAAGTTTCTGTATTTAGTTCTTACAAACGCTGCACCTTTTCCTGGTTTAACGTGTTGGAAATCAACTATTAAACATGGTTGTCCATCTTTTTCAAATGTTACACCTTTTCTAAAATCACTTGCTGATACCATTTTTGTCCCTCCATATAAAAATAATTTTATTATGCTTTGGTGATGCTGATGCTAAAATCATATATAGTACATATTATAATAAATTTTTTAATTTTCACTTTAGAAAATACTTGTATTATAACTATGTATTTAGCTTATATGTATATATAATCACCATACCTTTTTCAATTATATATCCTATTGTAATCTTGTCAAGTTATATTAATATAATTTTATGTAAAATAACTTATTCAAAAACATTATTAGCATTTATTAATGCTGTTATACCAAGTACATAACTATCAAATCCAAATCCAGATATTTGTCCTATACAAGCACTTGCTGTTACACTTTTTTGTCTGAATTTTTCTCTTGTATGTATATTAGATATATGAACTTCTACTACATTAATATCTATTGATTTAATAGCATCATGAATAGCATAGCTATAATGAGTAAAGGCACCTGGGTTTAAAACTATTCCATCATATATATCCATAGATTCATGAATTTTATCTATTATATAACCTTCATGATTGCTTTGGAAAAATTCTATGGTAATTTCATCATTTACTTTTTTAAATTTATTTAATACATAATCTTCTAAATCTTTTAAAGTATTTTTTCCATATATGCTTTGTTCTCTTTGGCCTAACATATTTAGGTTTGGCCCATTAATCACTATGATTTTCATAAATACCCCCGACTCTTCGATTACAAACTTTTACCACTATTAATAATATCACAAATTATCTAATAGAAACAAGTATTTCACTAACTACTTCTTGTATATTTTTATCATTTATGTCTATTTTTATGTCACAAGTACTATTATATTTGTCATATCTTTGATTTAGTAGTTTTTCAATAGTGTCATATATATTTGAACTATTTTTTAGCAATGGTCTTTTATCTAATTCTCTAGATACATTTCTTTTTATAGTTTCTACATTTCCATCTAGAAATACAACATT
Above is a genomic segment from Romboutsia lituseburensis containing:
- a CDS encoding elongator complex protein 3, whose product is MKKRIIPIFVPHRGCPHDCIFCNQKKITGVSTDITSEDVRNIVEEYLTTIDSDASVEIAFFGGSFTAIDIEIQRSLLSVAKEYIDKGLVHDIRMSTRPDCIDQNILSMLKEYKVSIIELGVQSLDEDVLRDSIRGHHTEEVFNSSKLIKENNIQLGLQMMVGLPSDTEEKCINTAKKFIDLNPDCVRIYPTLVVKETGLEDLLSRNKYNPFSLEESIQIVKKLLALFYVNNINVIRVGLQATDDIQLGKAVVDGPYHPAFRELVEGEMIKDYINYIVKENKVTSSVVIKTNKKNVSKIIGNKKCNSIYMKNSYNIDLKTQEADLNINKLEFILDGQKAINVDFKEIYINLHEIYNL
- the rnc gene encoding ribonuclease III yields the protein MKINKKISDTIEQFENIIEYRFNNKNYILEALTHSSYSNENKDYEFNERLEFLGDSVLSIIVSEYLFKEETSLPEGELTKLRANIVCEESLSDAAYEIKLGEHMLLGKGEEATGGRERISILADAFEAVIAAIYLDGGLESARNFVLKYMENIILDSRKGKIFRDYKTHLQEILQGKGENNIWYKLVEEKGPDHNKRFVMEVGTNETVLGTGEGKSKKEAEQLAARVALKELI
- a CDS encoding CD1247 N-terminal domain-containing protein encodes the protein MKYLYEEVAYLKGLAEGLEIEQQSKEGKIIHKIIDVLESFADAIVELDEEQADLAEYVESIDEDLSDVEDDIYEDGEEDEDDELSFIEMECPNCGDFVEVDEELLYDEEVDVVCPNCQAIILSSDDDDCMCIDCCDDLDDEN
- the efp gene encoding elongation factor P, whose product is MVSASDFRKGVTFEKDGQPCLIVDFQHVKPGKGAAFVRTKYRNLRSGAIREEAFNPSDKFPKAHIDTRQMQYLYNDGELYYFMDEETFDQVPLNYEQVEDAIKFLKENEVATIRFYQGQAFQVEAPNFAELEVVETEPGIKGDTASNVTKAATVETGAVVQVPLFINQGDKIKIDTRTGDYLSRV
- the aroQ gene encoding type II 3-dehydroquinate dehydratase; translated protein: MKIIVINGPNLNMLGQREQSIYGKNTLKDLEDYVLNKFKKVNDEITIEFFQSNHEGYIIDKIHESMDIYDGIVLNPGAFTHYSYAIHDAIKSIDINVVEVHISNIHTREKFRQKSVTASACIGQISGFGFDSYVLGITALINANNVFE